In Isosphaera pallida ATCC 43644, the sequence ACAGCGCTCGATGCCTCAATACATCAAGGCGAACCAGCTCATCCGCGACGGCAAAATCGGCCAGGTGTTCAAAGCCCATCTGAGTTGGAACCGTTGGGTGCCCAACCGGATGAAGCGCTACGATCCGGGGGTCGATCCCGCGTCGGTCGATTGGAAAGGGTTTCTCGGCAATGCCCCCGAACAACCCTTCGACGGCTACCGCTTCCGCAACTGGCGCTGGTTTTGGGACTTCGGCGGCGGTATCCTCACCGACCTGATGGTGCATCAAATCGACATCGCCCACTGGTTCCTCGACCTCAAGGAGCCGCAGCGGGCCGCGGCCTTTGGCCGCAAGGTGGCCGCCGAGGCGTGGGAAACGCCCGACACGATCGAATGCGTTTTAGACTACGGCCCCCCCCTCCAGACCTTCTTCGAAGGCGGCTTCTCCAATGCCCGCAATCGAGCCATGATCACCTTCATAGGCACCAGCGGCACGATCTACCTCGACCGAGGCCGCTACGAATTCACTCCCGCCGACGCCGAAACGCCCACCGAAACCCTTGTCCTGGGCACCGACCCCCGCAAAGGTCTCGACTTTTACGACAATCCCGACGGCGAAACGCTCCACATAGCCGACTGGCTCGACGCGATCCGCACCCGCCGCGTCCCCAACGCCCCCGTCGAAGCCGGTGTCACTGCTGCCAATGCCGCCCACCTCGGCAACCAGGCGTATCGATCCGGCCAGGTCGCCGTGATGCGATCCAACCCGGTGTGAACTGGACATGTCTCCGACAATCCTCGTTCGACACGTCCACCTCGATCCTCCTTACAAAGCGCTTCTCCCCTCAAAACCCGTTGAGGGGGAGCGCATCGTTCGCGTCAGCTCAAGATAGTTGGTTGGGTTGTGGCGATTTTTTGAATTTTGGGTTTTTGCTTGACTTATCGGTAGGACGGCGGTGATTTTGAGACAAAGTGGAGTCAACCGTTTGAAACCGAGTCTCAACGTCCTTTGACGAGTCATCCCTATGAATCCCACGCGACGGCGTCGCGCGACCTGGGCACCGGTCGCCGCGGCCCTGATCGGTTGGGGAGCGACCCTGGGCGTCGCCCTCCCCGTGTCCGTCTCCCGCGTTCAGGCTCAGAACGCGGAGAACTCCCCGGCGCGTCTGGTTCCGGGCGAGCAACTGGTCTACTATCTTGAATGGGTCGGTCTGGACGCCCGCCGCGACGACTGGAACCGCACCGCCGCCGCTCAGGTTCTCAACGAAGCCGGATATGGACGAATCCTTAACCAAATCGTTGAGCAAATCGCCTCCTATGCGGAACGATCGATGGGGCCCAATGGGCCCGACCTTGATTTCGTTCGCGCCGTAGTGACACGGGTGGTCGATCGCGGCTTCGCCCTGGGGGTTCAGGCCAACTTCGCCGAGCCGGTTCAGGGGAATCCATTACGCGCGGCGGTGGCGGTCTTCACCGGAGTGGGCCGCAATGATCTGCGGCCGACTCTCGAGGTGCTGCTGGGGCAATTCGGGTTCAACACGGTCCAAGCCGAAGACGTAACCTATTGGATTTTGCCGCCGCCCCCTGTCTTTGAAACTGCCGCGATCTGGTTCGTGGGCGAGGACCTGGTCATCGCCGCCGGGCAGGACAACGTGGCCCAACTCGTCAACGACGTAGCCCAGGGTCGCTCCCCTAGCGCTCTGAAGAACCCGATTCGTGAACGTCTGGTCAACCCGACCGATGCCCAGGCAATCCGGGCGCTCGGTCTGGGCTTCATCGAATTGGAAGGGGTGCCGTTCGGCGCCGCCAGTCAAGCGTTGGGCCTGGATGGTCTCAAGCGTGTCGAGTCGGTCATCGGTTTTCAAGGCGCGGCTCTGGCGACCGAAGCCCGGATCGTGGCACCCGCGCCTCGTCGCGGGCTATTGACCCTGCTGGATCAACCGGGACTCGATTGGGACAACCCGCCGCCCATCCCCGCCGAGGTCAACGACTTCACCATCGTCTCGTTCGACCCCGCCGCCGCCATCAAGCTGGCCAAGACCCTGACCGGCGAGTTCGACCCCCGCGCCCCCGCTCAAATCGACCAGACGCTCGCGGACATCAAAACGCGATTTCAAATCGATCTCGAAGGCGACTGGATCAAGGCGATTGGTCACCAGTTCTCGTTCTTTGTGGTGCCGCCCTCCGAAAACGACAACCTGAACATGCTTTATTTCCGCGTTCCCAAGGTGGCGATGGTGGCCCAACCGCGCGACCCGGCCCAATTCCGCGCCGGGTTGGATCGGACCATGAACGCCGTCAACCCCCTGCTGGCCAACGCGGGGATGCCGATGTTCGACGCCGCGTTTGAAGAAATGGGGATGCGCTTCGAGTTTCCCGAGGGTCCGCCCGCCAGCGGACAGTTGCAATTCCGCAAGCTCAAAACCGGCGACGGCTGGGCGTTGACGATTCCCCCGGCGGTCTTTCCGATGAATGTCGGAGTACGGCCCACCGCGCTGGTCGGTCCGCGCGACTTCGTGCTGAGCGTCTCGCCCGAGGCCGCCCGCCAAGTGACCGCCATCCGCGCGGGCGAACAACCATCCTGGTTTGAACAAAAGTCTAATCGTCAATTGATCCAGGACTTGAAGACGGGCGGCAAGCCGATCCTGTTCGCCATCACCGACCCCCGCGACACCACGCCGCAGTTCCTCATGAATGTGCCGGCGATGGTGCAAGGTCTCGCGGGCTTCACCGCCTACCTCAACCCGGACGCGCCTCCGTTCGTGCTGGAGATCGACCCCGACGACATCCCCTCGCGGGCGTCGCTTCGAAAGCCGCTCTTTCCCAACACCGTGCTGGCCAGCGTGGACGACTTCGGCCTGACCATTCGCACCCGCACCTCGCTGCCCGCGGCTAACGTCGGCGTGAGCACCGGGGCGTTCGCCACCGCCTTGATGCTGCCTGCCGTGCAGTCAGCCCGCGAGGCGGCCCGTCGCACCCAGTGCGCCAACAATCTCAAGCAAATGGCGATCGCCGCCTTCAATTACGAAGTCGTGTATGGACGATTCCCCGACGACATCCGCGACCCCAAAACCGGCGAGCCGCTGCTGTCGTGGCGGGTGGCGATTCTGCCCTATCTGGAACAACAAAATCTCTACAATCGCTTCAAGCTGGACGAACCCTGGGACAGCCCGCACAACCTGGAATTGCTCAACGAGATGCCGGCGATCTTCCGTTGTCCCTCGGACGACACAATGGGTGAAGGGATGACTGGCTATCTCTCGTTCCGTGGTCCCGGAGCGTTTCTGGATCGTCCTGGCGGAACGTCGCTCGTCGAGATCTCTGACGGCACCTCGAACACGATCATGGTGGCCGAGGGCTTGGAGGGTGTTGAGTGGACCCGGCCCCGGGACTTCACGTTCGACCCCGAGGCGGAGATGCCAGTGGAGGGGATCGGCTCGAAGCATCCTGGCGGGTACAACGCCCTGTTCGGGGATGGCTCGGTGCGGTTCCTGCGAACCACGCTCGACCCGCAAACCCTCAAGGCGCTCATCACCCGAAACGGGGGCGAGATCATCAATCCCAACGGACTGTTGCCCTAAACCCTAGGTTCCGAACCTCACGAGGACGCTCATCATGATTCGCACTCGCTCGTGGATCCCTTGCGGGATCGCGGCGCTCGTTCTGGTCGGGCCGGGGACGTTGGCCCTGGCCCAGACCGAACCGCGTCCGTTGCAGATCATCCCCGCCGAAGAGGTGTTCGGCGTCATCGGCTCGCGCGGCCTCAACGCCGATCGCGCCGCCTGGAACCAAACCGCCGCCGCCCGTCTGGTCACGGAAACCCAACTCGGTCCCGTGTTGCAAAGCCTCGGCGGCCAGGCGCTGACCTGGTTCACCAAGAATTCCCCCCCACCCGACGACAACGACGCCGCCGCGAAAGCGATGCCCTCGCCCCGCGAAATCGCCGCTCTGGTTAAGCATGTGTTCGACTTCGGGTTCGTCGAGGCGTTCGTCGGCGATCCTAGCCGTCCCGAGACCATCCGCATCATCGGGGTCATCCCCAAGGTGCGTGGTTCAGACAATCAAGCGGTGGTCGATCGGTTGCTCGATCAAGTCGGCCCAACACGGATGATCGGCGACCGCTCAGTTCGGTTCCGCGCGGAACCGCCGCTCTCACACGCGGTCTGGTACGAGGGTTCGCACCTGGTGTTGGTGGCCGTCGAGAGCCGGGACGAGGCGAATCTCGTCGCTGAGGTCGAGCGAATCGTCGCTGCCGCCCAGGGCAAGAGCGCTCGTTTGGCCGACGATCCGCGCGTCCGCAACATCAAGCCATTTGTCCCCGATACGACCATCCTCGTTCAAGGGTTCTTGGAACTCGATCGGTTCGTCGCGGGTTCCGAGGAATTGACCAAACTCGGGTTGGATGGACTTAAGGCGGTGCGTTTCCAGATCGGCGCGCGGGGACCAGCGATCGTGACCGGCCTGCGGGTCGATTTGCCCTCGCCGCGACGCGGGTTGGCCGCGATGCTCGACAACGCAGGGTTCGCCTCCACCGACCTGCCGCCGATTCCCAAGGAGGCCGCGAGCTTCGTCGCCTTCGACCTCCAACCGGCTCGATTGGTCGATCAAGGTCTCAAAATCGCCGAGGAGTTCGATCCCCAAATTCGCCCGTCCGTCGAGGGGTTCCTGGAGCAATTCCGCGAACGGGTCGGCTTCGACCCCCGCAACGATCTCCTGGCCCGATTCGGTCCCCGAGGCGCGTTCTACCTCCAACCCAACGTGGTGGGCGACGGTCTGGACTGGGGCGGCTTCAAGGTGCCCAAGCCGATCCTGCTCATGGATGTGAACGATCGTCCCGCCCTGGAGCGGACGCTCAAGCAAGGCGTCGCGCGAATCAACCCCGTCCTGGCCAGCCTGGGCAGCGTCATGGACTGGTTGCCGGGACGGCAAGGGATTGAATTCCAGCCAAACGACATGTTGATTGAGCGCCCCGGCGAACCCCCGGTGGATTTCCCTCCCCCTCGCGGGCCGAATGTTCTCGCAATGAACATGGGTGGCCAACAACCGCGCCGATCCGGCAACCGAGTCTCCGAGTTTCGCCCGCTCAAGGACGGCCGTTCCGGCTATTCCTTGACAATTCCGCCCGGCGTCATGCCGTTGCCGGTGGCGATTCGTCCCACCTTCGAGTTCGGTCCCAAGGCGGCGGTCATGGCGCTCAATCCCGACCTCGCCGCCGAGGCGGTCGCCGTCCAAACGACCCCCGGCGGTCTCTGGATCGACCAGCCCGACCATCGCAAGTTGCTCGAAGGCTTGCCGCCCAAGGTCCTCATGCTGGCGGTGGACGACCCCCGCGAATCGACCCCCTATCTGCTGGCCAACGCCCCGGTGTTGGCTCAAACCATGATGGTCGGCGCGCATCGCGCCATGATGACGGAACGCGGCGAACCGATCAAACCGCCCATTTTGACGTTCGATCCCGACGACCTGCCAACCATCGCCCAGCTCAAAGCGCCGTTGTTTCCGAATGTGACCACCGTTTCGGTGGACGACCAGGGGTTGCTGATCGTCTCCTCGGTCTCAGTCCCCAGCATAGGAATTGGTCTCGACTCGGTGGGCACCACGGTTCCAGTGGCCATTGCTTTGACACTGCCTGCCGTGCAGTCAGCCCGCGAGGCGGCCCGTCGCGCTCAGTGTACCAACAACCTCAAATACATCGGTCTTGCGATGTACATTTACCACGATACGTTCAATCGGTTCCCCGACGACATCCGCGACCCCAAAACCGGCGAGCCGCTGCTGTCGTGGCGGGTGGCGATTCTGCCCTATCTGGAACAACAAAATCTCTACAATCGCTTCAAGCTGGACGAACCCTGGGACAGCCCGCACAACCGGGAGTTGCTCAAGGAGATGCCGGCGTTGTTCCGATGCCCTTCGGACTATACGATGGGTGAAGGGATGACCGGCTATCTTTCATTCCGTGGTCCCGGAGCGTTTCTGGATCGTCCCGGCGGGACGCGGATCAACGAGATCACCGACGGCACCTCCAACACGATCATGGTGGCCGAGAGCCTGGAGGGTGTTGAGTGGACCCGGCCCCGGGACTTCACGTTCGACCCCGAGGCGGAGGTTCCGGCGGAAGGGATCGGCTCGAAGCATCCTGGCGGGTACAACGCCCTGTTCGGGGATGGCTCGGTGCGATTCCTGAAAACCACGCTTGAGCCGCAAACCCTCAAGGCGCTCATCACCCGCAATGGGGGCGAGGTCATTTCGATTCCTTGAAGCGGATTCAAGGAGGAACGATCCGCGCTTGTAAGCCAATGACACCCTTCTGATTCCCTCCTCCCGAACCGACTGCTAACCTTCAGGCGGTCGGTTCGACGGGGCGGGCGTAACGGGTGCGGGTTGCTCGACCGATGAGGACGAGTTGCCGCAAGGCCTCGCTGCCGAGGAGACCGGCGCAGCCCAGCAGAATCCAGCCGAGACGTTGCAGGAAGGCGTCGGCGGAGTTCAAAGTGGCGGGGGTGACTCGACGCAGGTGTTCCAAACTGATGTGGGTTTGAGTAAGCGACGATTCCAGCAGGTCAAGACGTTCACGAAGTTGGATTGACTGATCAGGTAGCGACTCGGCGAAGTCGGCGGCCAGCCGTTCCCAGGCGTCCTGGGCCGTCTTGAATTCGTCGCGGTGGACCAAGAGGTCGTCAAGCCTCTGAGCCGAGGCGATCAGCACAGCGGACGAGCCTTTGAGTCCAGCCTGAATCCGAGGTAGACCGTCGGCGGCCTTGCGAAGGGGTTCGCGGCCTTCCTGGAGCGCCTCGGCCAGTTCGATGAGCCGGTGACTCTGGCGTAATAAATCGGTGATTTCGCCGGTGAGCTTGGGCAGGACCTTGGCGATTCGGGCCACCTGGTCGGGCAACGCGCGGGCCAGCGGTTCGACCCGCTCGCGTTGGGCCAGCGCCACGGCGAGGCTGCCGCGGGTTTGAGCCACCACGACCCGCGCCGCTTCTAATGATTCGTGGATGCGGGGAACGAGGCGGGCGCGGGCGTCGAGTTCGGTTCGCATGGCGTCGAGGCTGGCGGAAATCTCGCAAAGACCTTGAGCGGCGTTGGTGAGCCGATCGCGCCAGGGGTTGCCCATGAGGGGAATCCAGCGGGCGGCGAGGTCGCGGGTGATGGCGTGAGCGTTGTCGGAGACCTTGCGGGCGGAATTCAGAGCATCTTGAAGAGTGTGGATCGCTTGGGGATCAAGCGCGTCGCGGGTGGCTTGCAGACCGCGGTCGAGGTCGTCTAGGGCGTCGTGGACCAGCTGGAGCGGCTGAAAGTCGAGCTGGGCGGCGTGGGTTAGTTCGACGAGACCCTTGGCGGTGGTTTCCAGACCACGGGTGGCCTGGTCCAGTTCCTGCGAAGCTCGCAGGCCAGCCGGCCCCAGGCGGTTGGCCCAGTCGGCGGCCTGTTCTAGGGTGCGATCCAAGGCGGCGATCAATTCGGGGCGGGCCAGGCTCGCCAGGCTGGAGGTTCCTCGACCGGCCGCGTCGAGCGCGTCGCGTAACGCCTCTAAGGCGTCGGCGTCCAGAGGCCGGGCACGGGCGAGGCGGGCGAACTGCTCAGCGCGGCCGCGCAGTTCGGCCACGCGGTCGGCGGTGAAGGGTTGGCGCGCTTGGTCGAGTTGTTGGCGAAGTAGGGTCACTTGGTCCGCGGAGGCGTCCGCGAAGGTTTCGACGCTTCGCAAGGTGGCCTGGACCTCGGCAGGCCGGGGCAGGGCGTCACGTAGCCAGAGTAGGGCCGTCGCGCCGGCGATCGCCAGAAGCACCCGGACCGCGCGACCGATTCGCTCATCAACCACGGGGGCGGAGACGCTCATCGGGACGATTCCATTCTTTCCAGGGCAACGGCGGTTCATTGATCCAATCCAACCCGGCCCATTCCAAACGGGAGGGGACGGGCGGTCGGGCATGGCCGGTCGCGTCGTCGTGGGCTTAGGGGTGATGTGGTTGCTGTGATCAAGCCTCGGAGGTGAGAAAGACCAACCGGGTCGAATATTTAGGGCCTTCGCCCTGAAGGAAGTCGACTTCAGACTCGTCGTCGGCGAATGGTGCCCATTCGTCGCGGTCCACTCGACGCAGTTCGGCCTCGACTACGGAGCCGACGAAGACGCGGACCCGGCCATCGGGCTGAATTGGTCGCAACGCGGTCTCTTGAGCGTGACGCGCCGCGGTGGCCAGGTCGGGGGCGTTGATTCCAATCAGGATGAAGTAACCGGTCGAACCGGGCGGGCCCGATTCGTCGCGCTCTCCGAGTGGCTGATCCAAACGCACAGTGACGTGGGCTTGATAGTGGTTCATTCTCGTCGGATCACTCCAATCTAAAGGGACCATGAAACCCAGGTGAGACGGGAGGACGTTGGACGAGCGACGCGCGTGAGGGGGAGCGTCGTGACATTGCAGGAGCGTCGTGACATTGCATTAGATAAGCGACCTTCTTATGAAGAGAGACTCTGACCCGAGCGTGCCAGTTGATCCTCGACCGCTTGGGTGATCTCCTTCATTTTGAGTGGTTTGACCAGGACCACCAGACGGTCGTTTTCGGGGATGGAACTGCGCAATGGGGCTTGCTTGGGACCCAAGAGCAGGACGATTCGGGGTTTGCGGCCTAGTTGCTTGGCGAGGTTGCGGAGTTTGCGGAACGACTCGATCGCGCCGGAGCCGAACCCGTCGGCGTCGAACAAGATGAAGTCGGTGGGATGTTCCCTGTAGCGTTCCATCGCCAGGTCGAGGTCGCTGAAGAGGAAGACACGCAAACCACGCTTGTCGAACGATTTGCGGAAGACCTCGCGGACTTCCTCCTGGCGTTCGACGCAGAACAGTTCGGGTTGGACGAAGGCGACAAACTCGCCACCCGCAGATGAGGGATCTTCTTCGTGAGTCGGACCATCTTGATCATCGTCGTCGTCGAAAAGGGATGGTCCCTGATCCATCCCAGGTTCGTCTTGGAGGGCGGACTGGTCCTCGATGTCGAACGAGCCGGTTGAACCTGCGTCGGAGTGGGACGGTTCGGTGGTGGAGGAGCGGAGGAACATCGGGGGGGCCGATGTCAGCCCACCGGGTTGGGGTTGCAATTCGGGTTCGGGATCGGATGGGATGTTGGAGCCGGGGGGAAGGAAGATTTGGTCGGGTCTGAGGGTGTCGAAGTCGAAGTCTTCGAAGTCGCCACCGGTCCTGGAGGGCTTGGAGGTTCGGGTTTCAACCGGAGCCGTGCCGCCGATTCGAGCAGCAAAAGCTTCCAGATCGGCCAGGACTTCGGCCATGCTCTGGTAGCGTTGTTTGAGATCGACCTTCATCATTTTTTCGATGATGGCGGCGAGTTCGGGAGGGGGGGCGTGGCGATGTTCGCTGATCGGCGTGATCGCCCCGAAACTGCGCTTCATCATTTTACGGATGGGGTCGTCGCTTTCCACCTCGCTCATCGGTGCTTGGCCGGTGAGCATTTGATAATATACGCAGCCGAGAAAGAAGATGTCGGAACGGGGGTCGCCTTTGGGGCTGCCGCAGGTTCGTTCTAGGGCGGAGTAATCGACGGTGCGCTGGCTGTGGGTCCGCTCAACCTTCTTTTCGTCCTCGATTTCCGCCAGGCCGAAATCCACAAGTTTGGCCTGACGGTTGGTGGAGATCAGGATGTTGGTGGCTTTGAGGTCGCGGTGGGTGACTCCTTGCTCCAGCGAGTATTTCAAGCCTTGGGCCAGCCCAATCATCATCGGCAGAGCTTCTTGGTAGGGCAGTCGGACGCGCCGACGGAGGAACTCGCGAAGATTAGCCCCCTCGACGAATTCCATCGTCATATAGTGGCGACCCTGTTCTTCGCCGTAGTCGTAAACCTGAACAATGTTGGGATGGATCAGTTTGAGGCCGGCTTCTGCCTCTTTGCGGAACCGTTCGATTGCCCCGCGGTCGGCCACGAACCGTTGCCGCAACACCTTGATGGCGATCGGTTGGTTGCCGGGTTGCCGAACACCGCGGTAGACCCGCGCGAAAGTCCCTTCGGCGATGTGGAACAGAACCCGGTGGCCACCATAAAAGAAGCCCTGCGAGTCTCCTTTGCGGAGACGATCGAGTTGCCAACTGGTCAGCAGGTTGCGGCGTGAGAGCAGACTTTCGACCGACTTGAGCGATCCATCGGGGGCATCGACCAAAACGGCGTTGGCCTGGCTTTGAGTGATGAGTCCCAGACGAACGGCGTTATCCAACAGGTCTCTGGCGGTGAGGTCGGTGTCGGGCATGGCGCGGGCCTCCGACGAATTCTTGAGGTCGGGCGTTGTGCGGTGGATGGACGTCCGGGCTGGGCTGGTCTGGCCTGGTCTGAGAAGGGGAGGGCCAGGCGTGGACGGGCCGGAGCGATGCGAAGCGAGGCGATGCGATCGAAGCGTGATGGAGCATGAGCCGACGCCGCGAATGGTGCGGCGAGGTCAATTGAGGTGGGATTGAAGGGAAACGGCTGGCGAATTGGGGCTGCGGATCGGCTAGGGTAAGGCTGGCGGAGGCGATGGTGTTCGTGTTCATAAGAACGACGACGCCGGAACGGCCCAAACTTGACCATTCCGGCGTCGGACGACTCGCGGACGAACAGAGACCAAACCGGGTTCGGACTCGAACAACGTCGGCAGGCCGGGTGGTCAGCGCCGGGGGGGCGGTCAAACCGCCTGACTGGAACAACGGGCTGTTCGGGAGACGCCGAACCCCAACGGCGTGACGATCCAAGCCCATCGAGGTCGGCGTTGGGAGAAAACGAGAACTGGCGGTGGGACGCTACGCCGCCAGTCCTCTTCGAGGCGAGAATTTGACACGTCGAAAAAGCGTCGGGAAAGGGTCCCGCACGCGAATTGGGGGGCGGAGAATGGGGATGGAGGCGATCAATAACGATCGCGACCGCCGCCGTAGCCGCCACCGCCGCCGTAGCCACCACCACCGCCGCCGCCGTAGCCACCACCGCGGCCGCCGCCGTAGCCACCGCGGCCGCCACCGCCGCCGTAGCCGCCGCCACCGCCGGAGCGGGGTTCGCGTGGACGGGCTTCGTTGACGGTCAGGTTGCGCCCCCGGTAGTCTTGACCATGAAGCGCGTTGATGGCCTCATCCGCGCCGCTGCTCATCTCGATGAAGCCGAACCCGCGCGAGCGATTGGTTTCACGGTCGATGATGATCTGAGCCGAGACGACTTCACCGTACTCGCTGAACAGATCGATGAGATTGTCCTCGGTCGTGTCGAAGGTCAGATTACCGACGTAAAGCTTCTTATTGGACACTGGAACGATCCTTGCCTTGCACCTCCGAGACCGACTGCTTCCGGCGAGACAGCGACCAGACACCGCTTCAAACACCCCGCACAGAGCGGTCATCCCTCCGACTATAACAGTAGCGGATGGAACCCGTTTTGGGAATCGAAAAATCTCAAGAATTTCTTTCCCTCCACGCCGCCCGCGTTGGATTCAGAGCGCGGCTCGTAGGTCGAGCGATTCGGGCGGAAGTGGTACTCCAGTGATCCTCAAAAACTTTAACGTTTGAGGGTTGGGTTGCGGTGGGGCGTCCAGGTTCGCCAACCGGCGAGATCATTGACCGCGAGGCTGGCGAGCAGAGCCAGGACGGGTGTGAGCGGAGCCCGCATTCGCAAGTCGGTCCAGTAGACCAGATGAACCAGGCTAAGACCCACGAGCCAGGCGATCGCCACCCGACCGGGCCAGCGTCGGACGGTGGGTCGAGTCAATCCGAGGGCGGCCAGCGTCAACAGGGGCAGACTCCAGCAGGCGGTCGCCAGGACCACCGCTCGGGGGAAGACCTGGGACGAGGGAGCGAACGCCCAGAAGCGGCCCCAGCGCGCTAGTGAAGCGCGGACGAACTCTCTGGGATGCTCAGCGATGAATCTCAGGGTTCGGGCGGTCAGTTCGGCGTCGGCTTCCGGTTCACTTAAACCCTGCAACGACGTGTTGATCTCGCGGAACCAGGCAGCCTGGTTAGGACCGCTCCAGACTGCGCCGGCGGGACCATTGAGAACCTCAGCGTAGTACACCGGGTTATTGGCCAAGGCCAGGGTGTAACCGCCATGCGTTGTGGTGAGGATGAAGCCGCCGACCGCCAAGTGGTTGCGAATCGCCCAGGGACTCAACGTCCCCACCAGACCTAGTAGGATCAAAGCAGCCGCCTTGCGGCTCCCCGGCGCGGCGGTGGGGAAGGCCCGAGCGACGACGATCAACAGACCGCACGGCAAGAGGCTGGGGCGACAAAGCGCCGCCAGCCCCAGCACCATCCCCAACCCCAGCGATCGAGCCGGGCGTTCGGCGAGAGCGGCCAGCCACGTTCCCAACGCCACGAGCAACGCCGCGAGAGTTTCGGTCATGGTGAGCGGCGCTTGGGCGACGAGAACCGGATCCAGCGCCACGATGAGACCAGCTCCCAGCGAAGCGCGAGGCCCTAGTCCCCAGCGTCGGGCGGTTTCCAAGATGAGAACTGCAGTGATGGCTCCCATCAGCGCATGTAAAGGCCAAACCCAACGCGGTTCGTCGGGAGCGAGGGCGACTAGGGGAACGAGCGTCAGAGGGTAGAGCGGGGGACGATAGGCGGTGGGCCGATCGTTCCAAACGAATCCCCGTCCTTCGGCCAACGCCAGGGCCAGAGTGCGGTAGCCGTCGGGGTCGGGGGCGGGATCGTCGGCGTTCCAGCGGGATACCGCCAACGCCAGACGGGTCAGGATTGCCAAAAGCGCCACCAGCCAACGGGATCGATTCATCACCGGGGTTGCCTCCGCGGCCTTCTCCCCGATGAACCGCCACGCTCCGACTCGCTTTCGCCTCAACTCGTTCCTTAGCCGCATCCGTTGGGCTTGGCTGCGCCTGAGTGGCCTGGCCCCAGCGTGTGGAGACGGATTCGGTTGGGGAGAGGATCAAATGCGTTCATATCGTAAACAAAGGCCGGAACGGGTTGCTTCAGGGCGAGGGAGTCTTGGGTGATGGAGCCGACGCGCTCCCCGTCGTCGAGGCGGGCGCGACCGAGGGATCGGCGGCGGGGGCAACGGCGGCGGGGGTGGGGTTAGAGGAAGGAGACGGTGCTTGGGTCGTGGCCAACGCGGCGGCCTCGGCCGCTCCCATCAGGCTTCGGAAATCCGCGCGCTCCCGCAGCGAATCGAACGAGGCGGTCTTCAGCGCCGCGAGCCGTGCAGGATCGGCGTAGTATCCGGCTTGTTGGGCGCGGGTCAAGAGTTCGACAGCGCGGGTCTCGCGTTCGTTGACCAGGCGTCGGCGCTCGGTTTCGGAGAGTGAGCCATCGCGGCGGAGGGTCTGCGACGCCTCGCAAAGCGCCCAAGCGGCGTGGTGCAGTTCGTCACCCGTGCGTTCGCCGGGACGTTTGAGGGCTGCTTCCACCAAGTTGGCGGCCCCGGCGTGGTCTCCCATGCGAGCCAGGGTGAGGGCCTTGAGGACTTCAAGTTGAACGGTGTGCCGACCGTCGTCCCGAGCCAGTGCTTGGTTCCAAACGGTGGCGGCTTCAGCGTGGCGGTCCAAGTCGCTCAAGGCCAGCGCCTTCCCC encodes:
- a CDS encoding serine/threonine-protein kinase gives rise to the protein MPDTDLTARDLLDNAVRLGLITQSQANAVLVDAPDGSLKSVESLLSRRNLLTSWQLDRLRKGDSQGFFYGGHRVLFHIAEGTFARVYRGVRQPGNQPIAIKVLRQRFVADRGAIERFRKEAEAGLKLIHPNIVQVYDYGEEQGRHYMTMEFVEGANLREFLRRRVRLPYQEALPMMIGLAQGLKYSLEQGVTHRDLKATNILISTNRQAKLVDFGLAEIEDEKKVERTHSQRTVDYSALERTCGSPKGDPRSDIFFLGCVYYQMLTGQAPMSEVESDDPIRKMMKRSFGAITPISEHRHAPPPELAAIIEKMMKVDLKQRYQSMAEVLADLEAFAARIGGTAPVETRTSKPSRTGGDFEDFDFDTLRPDQIFLPPGSNIPSDPEPELQPQPGGLTSAPPMFLRSSTTEPSHSDAGSTGSFDIEDQSALQDEPGMDQGPSLFDDDDDQDGPTHEEDPSSAGGEFVAFVQPELFCVERQEEVREVFRKSFDKRGLRVFLFSDLDLAMERYREHPTDFILFDADGFGSGAIESFRKLRNLAKQLGRKPRIVLLLGPKQAPLRSSIPENDRLVVLVKPLKMKEITQAVEDQLARSGQSLSS
- a CDS encoding RNA recognition motif domain-containing protein; the encoded protein is MSNKKLYVGNLTFDTTEDNLIDLFSEYGEVVSAQIIIDRETNRSRGFGFIEMSSGADEAINALHGQDYRGRNLTVNEARPREPRSGGGGGYGGGGGRGGYGGGRGGGYGGGGGGGYGGGGGYGGGRDRY
- a CDS encoding ArnT family glycosyltransferase, giving the protein MNRSRWLVALLAILTRLALAVSRWNADDPAPDPDGYRTLALALAEGRGFVWNDRPTAYRPPLYPLTLVPLVALAPDEPRWVWPLHALMGAITAVLILETARRWGLGPRASLGAGLIVALDPVLVAQAPLTMTETLAALLVALGTWLAALAERPARSLGLGMVLGLAALCRPSLLPCGLLIVVARAFPTAAPGSRKAAALILLGLVGTLSPWAIRNHLAVGGFILTTTHGGYTLALANNPVYYAEVLNGPAGAVWSGPNQAAWFREINTSLQGLSEPEADAELTARTLRFIAEHPREFVRASLARWGRFWAFAPSSQVFPRAVVLATACWSLPLLTLAALGLTRPTVRRWPGRVAIAWLVGLSLVHLVYWTDLRMRAPLTPVLALLASLAVNDLAGWRTWTPHRNPTLKR